The Tepidisphaeraceae bacterium genome includes a region encoding these proteins:
- a CDS encoding YidC/Oxa1 family insertase periplasmic-domain containing protein codes for MDTKRLVLGMSLAMAVMLGWTMMISYLDKQNPEWGLVKRETVDQQTSPTTAPAAVPSNAIPTTAAVGTAPMAVSPAVPATAATGATVQAGLHAIPATQPTPVTLGSADKNDPNYAVALELSPVGAAVDSVTLNGYKRVVNSDERYTFQQPYKGFEDKSRTLATQWISVDGVKVDLNTVPWSLQSSTRSSAVYSVDLADANGPVVRVLKTFTITDKTAEKDNAAGYEVKVDFAIANLANRPLVIASAFNGTTAPENENDRMPDQQSIAGYLNQGFITLQHELVTYYTPSKPTRDLTSHPDGYPLAWVGMGSGYFNALLRPEPATGAVNGPYISKVTATALDPAATDYHHDVVLTLETQPVTLPAGTSVNMPLRAFFFPKQRDLLGNAYMIQAPLSFDKTLVMTSGFCSICTFQWIIDLLVGMLKFFHSILFDWGLAIIALVCVVRALLHPITKKSQVSMMKMGKMGPEMERLKKKHGDDKEALNRAMMQFYKEQGATPILGCLPMFLQMPIWIALYTALQSTFELRQSPFLQFAGIKLTWIEDLAHPDRLFYFPNHPIDLYFFKVDAFNVLPFLLAVVFFLQTKYTPKPPATTPEQVQQQKMMQWMTLIFPVFLYNGPAGLNLYILTSTTIGIIESKIIRKHIKQKEEAEAAAAVVIDIPDKKDDRRDPPPKGGVRRVEPTKPAGGLGGWFANLQARAEELKREAEKRKR; via the coding sequence ATGGATACGAAGCGACTAGTTCTCGGCATGTCCCTGGCCATGGCGGTCATGCTGGGGTGGACGATGATGATCAGCTATCTCGACAAGCAGAACCCGGAATGGGGTCTGGTGAAGCGCGAGACGGTCGATCAGCAAACCTCGCCCACCACCGCGCCGGCGGCCGTGCCGAGCAATGCCATACCGACGACTGCCGCGGTGGGCACAGCTCCGATGGCCGTCAGCCCCGCGGTACCCGCCACGGCGGCCACGGGCGCAACGGTGCAAGCAGGATTACACGCAATTCCGGCGACCCAGCCCACGCCTGTCACACTTGGATCGGCCGACAAGAACGACCCCAACTACGCCGTCGCGCTTGAACTTTCACCGGTCGGCGCCGCGGTCGATTCGGTCACGCTCAACGGATACAAGCGCGTCGTCAACAGTGACGAACGGTACACCTTCCAACAGCCCTACAAGGGTTTTGAAGATAAGTCGCGCACGCTCGCGACGCAGTGGATCTCGGTGGACGGCGTAAAGGTCGACCTCAACACCGTCCCCTGGTCGCTGCAATCTTCGACGCGCAGCTCGGCCGTCTACTCGGTCGATCTTGCCGACGCCAACGGGCCGGTCGTGCGGGTCCTCAAGACCTTCACGATAACCGACAAGACGGCCGAGAAAGACAACGCCGCCGGCTACGAGGTGAAGGTCGACTTCGCAATCGCGAACCTGGCGAATCGGCCGCTGGTCATCGCGTCTGCGTTCAACGGCACCACGGCGCCCGAGAACGAGAACGACCGCATGCCCGATCAGCAGTCGATCGCCGGCTACCTGAACCAGGGCTTCATCACGCTGCAGCACGAGCTGGTGACGTACTACACCCCCAGCAAACCCACGCGCGACCTCACCTCGCACCCCGATGGTTACCCCTTGGCCTGGGTGGGCATGGGCAGCGGTTACTTCAACGCGCTGCTTCGCCCCGAGCCGGCTACCGGCGCGGTCAACGGGCCGTACATTTCGAAAGTCACCGCGACCGCGCTCGATCCGGCCGCTACCGACTATCACCACGACGTCGTGCTGACGCTCGAAACGCAGCCCGTCACGCTGCCCGCCGGCACATCGGTCAACATGCCACTGCGCGCGTTCTTCTTCCCCAAGCAGCGCGACCTGCTCGGCAACGCATACATGATTCAGGCGCCGCTGTCGTTCGACAAGACGCTCGTCATGACCAGCGGCTTCTGCAGCATCTGCACGTTCCAGTGGATCATCGATCTGCTGGTGGGCATGCTGAAGTTCTTCCACAGCATCCTGTTTGACTGGGGTCTGGCGATCATCGCGCTCGTCTGCGTCGTGCGCGCCCTGCTGCACCCGATCACGAAGAAGTCGCAGGTCAGCATGATGAAGATGGGCAAGATGGGCCCGGAGATGGAGCGCCTGAAGAAGAAGCATGGCGACGACAAGGAAGCCCTGAACCGCGCGATGATGCAGTTCTACAAGGAACAGGGCGCCACGCCGATCCTCGGCTGTTTGCCGATGTTCCTGCAGATGCCGATCTGGATCGCGCTCTACACGGCGCTGCAGAGCACCTTCGAACTGCGGCAGTCGCCGTTCCTTCAGTTCGCTGGCATCAAGCTGACGTGGATCGAAGACCTGGCGCACCCGGATCGGTTGTTCTACTTCCCGAACCACCCGATCGACTTGTACTTCTTCAAGGTCGACGCGTTCAACGTGCTGCCGTTCCTGCTGGCCGTCGTCTTCTTCCTGCAGACGAAGTATACGCCCAAACCGCCGGCCACCACGCCCGAGCAGGTGCAACAGCAGAAGATGATGCAGTGGATGACGCTGATCTTCCCGGTCTTCCTGTACAACGGCCCGGCCGGGCTGAACCTGTACATCCTGACGAGCACGACGATCGGCATCATCGAGAGCAAGATCATCCGCAAGCACATCAAGCAAAAGGAAGAAGCCGAGGCCGCCGCCGCGGTGGTGATCGATATCCCGGACAAGAAGGACGACCGCCGCGATCCACCACCGAAGGGTGGCGTGCGCCGCGTGGAACCGACCAAGCCTGCGGGTGGTTTGGGTGGCTGGTTCGCGAACCTTCAGGCGCGTGCCGAGGAACTGAAGCGCGAGGCGGAGAAGCGAAAGCGATAG